TATACGTACTCTTCAGAGACAGAGATTTCGGCTGGCGCAATGCTTGCTATTGGAATTATGAATTCGGGCGTAGTAATGGATTCGGATCCAGCCATTGCCCTGTTGGCTGATGGGGACAAGCTTTACCATCCCAACCCCCTTGTCAGGACTGCCTGCATCATGGGTCTTGGACTTGCTTATGCCGGATCTAACAAGGAGGACGTTCTCGAGCACTTGCTACCTATGATCTCTGATGCTAGTGTTGATATGCAGATTTCGGCAATGGCTGCTTTATCCTGCGGTCTTATCTTCACTGGGTCTTCTCACCCAGAAATCAGCGAGGCCATTGTCACTACTCTAATGGACGACGATCGCAAAAACCAACTGACTGACAAGTGGACACgattcttggctcttggttTAggtcttctcttctttggccgacaagaagaagttgatgttATCCTCGAAACCCTGAAGGCTATCGAGCATCCTATGGCCAAGTCGACCGCTGTCATGGCTGAGATTTGCGCGTGGGCCGGTACTGGTGCTGTCCTTAAGATCCAGGAGCTTCTCCATATCTGCAATGAGCATCAAGAAGAGtctgaagagaagaggggTGACGAACTTCTACAGGCATACGCGGTGATTGGTATTGCACTTGTGGCTATGGGTGAAGACATTGGCCAAGAAATGGTCCTGCGACAGTTCGGTCATCTCATGCACTACGGCGAGGCCAACATTCGAAAAGCTGTGCCCCTTGCCATGGGTCTCATTAGCCCCAGCAACCCTCAAATGAAGGTGTATGATACCCTCTCAAGATACAGCCACGACAATGATCCTGAGGTTGctatcaacgccatcttTGCCATGGGTCTTCTGGGTGCAGGCACCAACAACGCCCGATTAGCTCAGCTGCTTCGACAACTCGCCAGTTACTACCACCGTGACCAGGATGCTCTTTTTATGGTGCGAATCGCCCAGGGTCTCCTCCACATGGGTAAGGGTACTCTGTCAATCAGTCCCTTCCACACAGATCGTCAGGTTCTGTCCCGTGTAGCGGCCGCTGGTCTGCTTGCTACTCTTGTCGCTATGATTGAGCCCAAGGAGTTTATCACCGGCCAGTCACATTACCTCCTCTACTTCCTTGTCACGGCTATGCACCCCCGCTTCCTTGTTACCTTGGACGAAGACCTCAAGCCTCTCAAGGTCAACGTCCGCGTGGGTCAAGCCGTCGATGTCGTTGGCCAAGCTGGCCGTCCCAAGACAATCACTGGTTGGCAAACTCAGAGCACACCTGTGGTGCTCGGATATGGTGAGCGAGCAGagctggaagatgaggagtatatcagcctcaacagcaCTCTAGAAGGCTTGGTAATTTTGCGGAAGGTAAGTTGCACAACGTTCAACAAACTATCCACACGTACTGACTCAAACTTGTAGAACCCTGAATGGGAAGCTGAGAAATAGACGGTTTGAACTTGTTATTAGCATGGTTCTGGTTTCTAAAACCAGGCAAGTTACAACGCCAGACTTAATTACACTGTATTCTATGGTAATCTGCCGTAAGCGCAGTAAAGAAGCGGGTGGGAATAGGCATTATGATAGACGGAGAAACCAAGTTTCGAGTTTTATCTTGGTCCAAAAGCAACGTGCTATGTCAATTGATGCTGAACCGAA
This genomic stretch from Fusarium oxysporum f. sp. lycopersici 4287 chromosome 2, whole genome shotgun sequence harbors:
- a CDS encoding 26S proteasome regulatory subunit rpn-1; this translates as MAQDSEVPKAADKGKGKAVDDAKKDKQQANGKKEDEKIETAEEELNEEDQQLKNELELLVERLTEPNTELYKPALEAMKNLIKTSTSSMTAVPKPLKFLRPHYESLTKLFEQWPEGEDRTSLADVLSVIGMTFSDEDRQDTLFYRLQAPSSDISSWGHEYTRHLALEIGEVYGKRIANDESTKDLIDLALVLIPLFLKSNAEADAVDLMSELEIIEEMPKFVDENTYARVCLYMSSMVNLLTYPDNETFLKTAHDIYMEYKQFAQAMVLAIRLHDYELIKSDFDKAEDPALQKQLAFLTARQRIALDVDDQSEENTALVESLGNLKLSEHFKSLGKELNILEPKTTEDIYKSHLESSRVAGMTNLDSARHNLAAAFVNAFVNAGFGNDKMMLVDGEKETWVWKTKADGMMSTVASMGTLLMWDIENGLDKIDKYTYSSETEISAGAMLAIGIMNSGVVMDSDPAIALLADGDKLYHPNPLVRTACIMGLGLAYAGSNKEDVLEHLLPMISDASVDMQISAMAALSCGLIFTGSSHPEISEAIVTTLMDDDRKNQLTDKWTRFLALGLGLLFFGRQEEVDVILETLKAIEHPMAKSTAVMAEICAWAGTGAVLKIQELLHICNEHQEESEEKRGDELLQAYAVIGIALVAMGEDIGQEMVLRQFGHLMHYGEANIRKAVPLAMGLISPSNPQMKVYDTLSRYSHDNDPEVAINAIFAMGLLGAGTNNARLAQLLRQLASYYHRDQDALFMVRIAQGLLHMGKGTLSISPFHTDRQVLSRVAAAGLLATLVAMIEPKEFITGQSHYLLYFLVTAMHPRFLVTLDEDLKPLKVNVRVGQAVDVVGQAGRPKTITGWQTQSTPVVLGYGERAELEDEEYISLNSTLEGLVILRKNPEWEAEK
- a CDS encoding 26S proteasome regulatory subunit rpn-1; protein product: MAQDSEVPKAADKGKGKAVDDAKKDKQQANGKKEDEKIETAEEELNEEDQQLKNELELLVERLTEPNTELYKPALEAMKNLIKTSTSSMTAVPKPLKFLRPHYESLTKLFEQWPEGEDRTSLADVLSVIGMTFSDEDRQDTLFYRLQAPSSDISSWGHEYTRHLALEIGEVYGKRIANDESTKDLIDLALVLIPLFLKSNAEADAVDLMSELEIIEEMPKFVDENTYARVCLYMSSMVNLLTYPDNETFLKTAHDIYMEYKQFAQAMVLAIRLHDYELIKSDFDKAEDPALQKQLAFLTARQRIALDVDDQSEENTALVESLGNLKLSEHFKSLGKELNILEPKTTEDIYKSHLESSRVAGMTNLDSARHNLAAAFVNAFVNAGFGNDKMMLVDGEKETWVWKTKADGMMSTVASMGTLLMWDIENGLDKIDKYTYSSETEISAGAMLAIGIMNSGVVMDSDPAIALLADGDKLYHPNPLVRTACIMGLGLAYAGSNKEDVLEHLLPMISDASVDMQISAMAALSCGLIFTGSSHPEISEAIVTTLMDDDRKNQLTDKWTRFLALGLGLLFFGRQEEVDVILETLKAIEHPMAKSTAVMAEICAWAGTGAVLKIQELLHICNEHQEESEEKRGDELLQAYAVIGIALVAMGEDIGQEMVLRQFGHLMHYGEANIRKAVPLAMGLISPSNPQMKVYDTLSRYSHDNDPEVAINAIFAMGLLGAGTNNARLAQLLRQLASYYHRDQDALFMVRIAQGLLHMGKGTLSISPFHTDRQVLSRVAAAGLLATLVAMIEPKEFITGQSHYLLYFLVTAMHPRFLVTLDEDLKPLKVNVRVGQAVDVVGQAGRPKTITGWQTQSTPVVLGYGERAELEDEEYISLNSTLEGLVILRKVSCTTFNKLSTRTDSNL